The Gimibacter soli genome includes a region encoding these proteins:
- a CDS encoding PQQ-dependent sugar dehydrogenase yields MHGSVKTRAFSGVLAALVWFAAPAEAAWAADSEPIVSEAATFKLETVAEGLEVPWSFAFLPDGRALIGEREVGRLSILDLTSGTREPVEGLPDMLRDGSISAGLFDIVPHPDFATNRQIYLVHAVGSIEASGLAITRAELENDKLVHLQQLFETGPRLAGKWHFGGRLVLQGGYMFLTTGDGYEFKALSQDLSTHAGKIIRLHDDGKVPTDNPFVGKPDARPEIWAYGLRNPQSMTLQPATGALWTVEHGPQGGDEVNVIKPGRNYGWPVITYGEEYGGGPIGDGITHKEGMEQPLYYWRPSIAPSGATFYTGASFPGWQGSLFVGALAQTHLNRLVVEDGRVIHEERLLADQGWRVRFVVEGPDGCLYIGNDDGLIVRLRAAAND; encoded by the coding sequence ATGCACGGATCGGTGAAAACAAGGGCTTTCAGTGGTGTGCTTGCGGCGTTGGTGTGGTTTGCTGCGCCAGCAGAGGCGGCTTGGGCGGCGGATTCCGAACCGATCGTCAGCGAGGCGGCAACTTTCAAACTGGAAACCGTCGCAGAGGGGCTCGAGGTCCCCTGGAGCTTCGCTTTCCTGCCCGATGGCCGCGCCCTGATTGGCGAGCGCGAGGTCGGACGGCTCAGTATTCTTGACCTGACGAGTGGCACACGGGAGCCCGTTGAAGGGCTGCCGGACATGCTTCGCGATGGTTCCATCAGTGCCGGGCTTTTTGACATTGTGCCGCATCCCGATTTTGCCACCAACCGGCAGATATATCTGGTGCATGCGGTGGGCAGCATCGAGGCAAGCGGCCTTGCCATTACGCGTGCTGAACTGGAAAACGACAAGCTTGTCCACTTGCAGCAACTATTTGAAACCGGGCCTCGTCTGGCGGGGAAGTGGCACTTCGGCGGGCGGCTGGTGCTGCAGGGTGGCTATATGTTCCTGACCACGGGGGACGGTTACGAGTTCAAGGCGCTGTCACAAGACCTGTCGACCCATGCGGGCAAGATCATCCGGCTTCATGATGACGGCAAGGTGCCAACCGACAATCCTTTCGTGGGCAAGCCCGATGCTCGCCCGGAAATCTGGGCCTACGGGCTGCGCAATCCCCAATCCATGACGCTTCAGCCGGCGACGGGCGCCTTGTGGACGGTTGAGCATGGTCCACAGGGTGGTGACGAGGTGAATGTCATCAAGCCCGGCCGCAATTATGGATGGCCCGTTATCACATATGGCGAGGAATATGGCGGTGGTCCCATCGGTGATGGCATCACCCACAAGGAAGGGATGGAACAACCGCTATATTATTGGCGGCCCTCAATCGCGCCGAGCGGTGCCACATTCTACACCGGGGCCAGCTTCCCGGGTTGGCAGGGCAGCCTGTTCGTCGGGGCACTGGCGCAGACCCACCTCAACCGCCTTGTCGTCGAAGATGGCCGCGTGATCCACGAGGAGCGTTTGCTGGCAGATCAGGGATGGCGCGTACGCTTCGTGGTCGAAGGACCTGACGGATGCCTTTACATCGGCAACGATGATGGACTTATCGTTCGCCTGCGCGCTGCGGCGAATGACTGA
- a CDS encoding ankyrin repeat domain-containing protein, with translation MRIPPISLVLLALVAGCASMPTHQLPGVEPSAPSLLVGEELPVCQAFVRSWQTVHAGPGLAEEWDFDPRQIFGDASVTSVPDARKENVRSTLYGVSRTFPIDFDGDGDMEIIHMQGESYGWRLRGANFLLFEDWPTFWATAEERGTLHYKFRDRVRKTYRGRGTGLRPEEKAEIERQGVWANGLEIYPPKEKREFVQNLLSLRGAERAVLINDNGVLYTMSAPYMGFSHRYNLSELHRLNGADGPMLACRVQVLPTYESLAAFKEQSAFYHILSRMYAAGSGSACQGSMGWTAQPLEHPFLMAFHRPQAMQAEHERENDKVESLRPDVRQMLLMTWGASDPQSWQVYLRLKDASAEFIAQLAAYYRQHFPALAEGAEGHAAEAYRLIIDSLIYNPARIDGADYKLLGNKAIPAQGVRDDDSPAAIARAFNHYYRTERGGSSSPAAIAAALYTRQDVKEIEVLVKAMRQRWLLSAQENARRRNEPEPTELLPLPSEIVLASLGDVVLMDLIAREGGDFKAPTNHFGKTPLMYAAQADDAVSVRYLIAADADINARTKSTDRCNALRQDHRSALMYAAENAGEEVIRLLVGAGADTSVKDSQGNGLQWYLARNQILGDAAKARMAAVLGPPQPLSR, from the coding sequence ATGCGCATTCCGCCTATCTCCCTTGTATTGCTGGCGCTTGTTGCCGGCTGCGCGTCGATGCCGACGCACCAGCTGCCGGGCGTTGAACCCTCGGCACCGTCCCTTCTTGTCGGCGAGGAACTACCGGTTTGCCAGGCGTTCGTTCGCTCCTGGCAGACGGTCCATGCCGGGCCGGGGCTCGCTGAAGAATGGGACTTCGATCCACGCCAGATATTCGGTGACGCCAGTGTCACCTCTGTGCCGGATGCCCGGAAAGAGAATGTTCGGAGTACGCTGTATGGTGTTTCACGGACATTCCCGATCGACTTTGACGGCGATGGTGACATGGAAATCATCCATATGCAGGGTGAATCCTATGGCTGGCGGCTTCGCGGAGCCAATTTTCTGCTGTTCGAGGACTGGCCCACATTCTGGGCGACAGCTGAGGAGCGGGGAACGCTTCATTACAAGTTCCGGGACCGGGTGAGGAAAACCTATCGCGGCAGGGGAACGGGCCTGAGGCCCGAGGAAAAGGCTGAAATCGAGCGTCAGGGTGTTTGGGCCAACGGGCTTGAAATATATCCACCTAAAGAAAAGCGCGAATTTGTCCAGAATCTGCTGAGCCTGCGCGGGGCCGAACGTGCTGTGCTGATCAATGATAATGGCGTCTTATACACTATGAGCGCGCCTTACATGGGCTTCAGTCACCGTTACAATCTCTCCGAACTTCATCGGTTGAACGGTGCCGATGGGCCGATGCTTGCCTGCAGGGTTCAGGTGCTGCCGACCTATGAAAGCCTCGCTGCGTTCAAGGAGCAGTCGGCCTTCTACCATATCCTCAGTCGCATGTATGCGGCGGGAAGCGGCAGTGCATGTCAGGGGTCGATGGGCTGGACGGCGCAGCCGCTGGAGCATCCTTTCCTGATGGCGTTTCACCGGCCGCAGGCGATGCAGGCAGAACATGAACGAGAGAATGACAAGGTGGAAAGCCTTCGGCCTGACGTGCGCCAGATGCTGCTGATGACATGGGGTGCATCGGACCCGCAAAGCTGGCAGGTATATCTGAGGCTGAAAGATGCCAGCGCCGAATTCATCGCGCAGCTGGCAGCATACTACAGGCAGCATTTCCCAGCTCTCGCGGAGGGGGCAGAAGGCCACGCGGCAGAGGCCTACAGGCTGATCATCGACAGCCTGATCTATAATCCCGCAAGGATTGACGGCGCTGACTACAAGTTGCTCGGCAACAAGGCCATTCCGGCGCAGGGCGTGCGGGACGACGACAGTCCGGCCGCAATCGCACGTGCCTTCAATCACTATTACCGGACGGAACGAGGTGGCTCCAGTTCACCTGCGGCGATTGCGGCAGCGCTTTACACAAGGCAGGATGTAAAGGAAATCGAGGTGCTGGTGAAGGCAATGCGCCAAAGGTGGCTCCTGTCCGCACAGGAGAACGCACGTCGCCGCAACGAACCCGAGCCGACCGAGCTGCTGCCCTTGCCATCGGAAATTGTGCTCGCGAGTCTCGGCGACGTCGTGTTGATGGATCTGATCGCCCGCGAGGGGGGTGATTTCAAGGCACCGACCAATCATTTCGGCAAAACACCGCTGATGTATGCCGCGCAGGCAGACGATGCGGTTTCAGTGCGCTATCTGATCGCGGCGGACGCCGATATCAACGCGCGCACGAAGAGCACCGACCGCTGCAACGCCCTCAGGCAGGATCACCGTTCGGCCTTGATGTATGCCGCAGAAAACGCGGGAGAAGAGGTCATTCGTCTTCTTGTCGGGGCGGGCGCAGATACAAGCGTGAAGGATAGCCAGGGCAACGGTTTGCAGTGGTATCTCGCCCGTAACCAGATACTGGGGGATGCAGCCAAGGCCCGGATGGCTGCTGTGTTGGGGCCACCGCAGCCGCTCAGTCGTTGA
- a CDS encoding sulfite exporter TauE/SafE family protein, which translates to MPLYLPIAELSMNIFLVVSMGGAVGFLSGMFGVGGGFLMTPLLMFAGVPPTVAVATGANQLTAASVSGAMAHWRRGGVDLKMGLVLTAGGAVGAFVGAFLFKLLRAAGQVDLMISLAYVLFLGAVGGLMFVESVRAILRARAGTPPPMKPREERHKAWIHKLPWKMRFKKSRLYISALLPIGIGFLVGILSSIMGVGGGFIMVPAMIYLLGMPTGVVIGTSLFQIIFVTALTTIFHSVNTQTVDIPLAILLLIGAVTGAQIGAKVGMRLKPEQMRALLALIVLLVGLRMAVDLVIEPDELYSISDMDGAEERP; encoded by the coding sequence ATGCCGCTTTATCTGCCCATCGCCGAGCTTTCGATGAACATCTTCCTCGTGGTTTCCATGGGGGGTGCTGTCGGCTTTCTGTCGGGCATGTTCGGGGTCGGTGGCGGCTTCCTGATGACCCCATTGCTGATGTTCGCCGGCGTGCCGCCAACCGTGGCGGTGGCAACAGGTGCGAACCAGTTAACGGCGGCGAGCGTGTCGGGTGCGATGGCGCACTGGCGGCGCGGCGGGGTTGACCTCAAGATGGGGCTGGTGCTGACGGCCGGTGGCGCGGTCGGCGCCTTTGTCGGCGCTTTCCTCTTCAAGCTTTTGCGCGCGGCCGGGCAAGTGGACCTGATGATCTCGCTTGCCTATGTCCTGTTCCTTGGCGCGGTTGGCGGGCTGATGTTTGTGGAAAGCGTGCGGGCGATCCTGCGCGCGCGGGCCGGCACCCCGCCCCCGATGAAGCCGCGCGAGGAACGCCACAAGGCCTGGATCCACAAACTGCCGTGGAAGATGCGGTTCAAGAAATCGCGGCTTTATATCTCGGCCCTTCTGCCGATCGGGATCGGCTTTCTGGTCGGTATCCTGTCCTCGATCATGGGGGTGGGCGGCGGCTTCATCATGGTGCCGGCGATGATCTATCTCCTTGGCATGCCGACGGGCGTGGTGATCGGCACCTCGCTTTTCCAGATCATTTTCGTGACAGCGCTGACCACCATCTTCCATTCGGTGAATACGCAAACGGTGGATATCCCGCTTGCCATCCTCCTGCTGATCGGTGCGGTGACAGGGGCGCAGATCGGCGCCAAGGTCGGCATGCGGCTGAAGCCCGAACAGATGCGGGCGCTGCTGGCGCTTATCGTGCTGCTCGTGGGCCTGCGCATGGCGGTCGATCTGGTGATCGAACCCGATGAGCTTTACAGCATCAGCGATATGGACGGTGCGGAGGAGCGGCCATGA
- a CDS encoding TIGR02186 family protein has translation MKRWLTLLALLAFSAPASALVTDISERRIEIRYSFNGADLILFGAVGSTVLGSDTSGIDIVVVVRGPEAPTKLRRKDRVAGIWVNHASLTLPSAPGYYAVAANRHLADIATPDLFTASGIGFSNLRLAYKGGPGKAEMAPDFMSALKRLRAEDGLLREELDAVKIIGEGLFRTNVRLPANAPVGQYQVDAFVFQDGQLQARNRIDMTVDKEGFERAVYSFAHEWPFFYGLTAVLIALMAGWVAALVGRR, from the coding sequence ATGAAACGCTGGCTCACGCTCCTCGCCCTTCTCGCTTTCAGCGCGCCGGCATCCGCGCTGGTGACCGATATTTCGGAGCGGCGGATCGAAATCCGCTACAGCTTCAACGGCGCCGATCTCATCCTCTTTGGCGCTGTCGGCTCCACGGTGCTCGGCTCGGATACCTCCGGCATCGATATCGTCGTTGTGGTGCGCGGGCCCGAAGCCCCCACCAAGCTCCGCCGCAAGGATCGGGTTGCCGGCATATGGGTGAACCATGCCTCGCTGACCCTGCCGTCTGCCCCCGGCTATTATGCCGTGGCGGCCAACCGGCACTTGGCGGACATCGCCACCCCTGACCTGTTCACGGCCTCCGGCATCGGTTTTTCAAACCTGCGGCTCGCCTACAAGGGCGGTCCGGGGAAGGCTGAAATGGCACCTGATTTCATGAGCGCCCTGAAGCGCCTGCGGGCTGAGGACGGGCTCCTGAGGGAAGAACTGGACGCCGTGAAGATCATCGGCGAAGGGCTGTTTCGCACCAATGTGCGCCTGCCTGCCAATGCGCCCGTTGGCCAGTATCAGGTGGATGCCTTTGTCTTTCAGGACGGGCAACTGCAAGCCCGCAACCGCATCGACATGACGGTCGACAAGGAAGGCTTCGAACGCGCGGTTTATAGCTTCGCGCACGAATGGCCTTTCTTTTACGGGCTTACCGCTGTGCTGATCGCCCTGATGGCAGGGTGGGTCGCCGCGCTTGTCGGGCGGCGCTAG
- a CDS encoding sulfurtransferase TusA family protein: MHGLDTRGLKCPMPVLRLRRALDDLKPGDRLHLTASDPATANDIPAFCTIAGHRLLMAEVKDGIYHFDIEKGAGESAG; encoded by the coding sequence ATGCACGGACTTGATACGCGAGGATTGAAGTGCCCGATGCCGGTACTGCGGCTGCGGCGCGCGCTTGACGACCTGAAGCCCGGCGACAGGCTCCACCTGACCGCTTCCGATCCGGCGACGGCGAACGACATCCCGGCTTTTTGCACCATCGCCGGCCATCGGCTACTGATGGCCGAGGTGAAGGACGGCATCTACCATTTCGATATTGAAAAGGGCGCGGGCGAAAGCGCCGGCTAG
- the bioD gene encoding dethiobiotin synthase, giving the protein MSAFFITSTGTEIGKTLVTAAICHQLGAAGEKVRALKPIISGITDDDWATSDSGIIADALGLPASLDTLNALSPFRYKAPLAPTMAAAAEGRTLDYGDLLKVCSGFLALDGIRLIEGVGGAFVPLSGRTLVADWIADLKLPSLMVTGSYLGTLSHSIATLEAMATRGLAVKAIVMSESAGEGHPDLYESAEALSKLVRLPVMALPRLKGDKPWTHAPDLTHLLS; this is encoded by the coding sequence ATGAGCGCCTTTTTCATCACGTCCACAGGCACGGAGATCGGCAAGACGCTGGTGACCGCAGCGATTTGCCATCAGCTTGGCGCTGCGGGTGAAAAGGTCCGTGCCCTGAAGCCCATCATCAGCGGCATCACGGATGATGACTGGGCCACAAGCGACAGCGGCATCATCGCTGATGCGCTCGGCCTGCCCGCCAGCCTTGATACCCTGAATGCGCTGTCGCCCTTCCGCTACAAAGCGCCGCTCGCGCCCACGATGGCCGCAGCAGCCGAGGGCCGCACGCTTGATTATGGCGACCTCCTGAAGGTGTGCAGCGGCTTCCTCGCGCTGGATGGCATCCGGCTCATCGAAGGCGTCGGCGGGGCCTTCGTACCGCTTTCCGGTCGCACCCTTGTCGCTGACTGGATCGCTGACCTGAAACTGCCGAGCCTGATGGTCACCGGCAGCTATCTCGGCACCCTGTCGCACTCGATCGCCACGCTTGAGGCCATGGCAACCCGCGGCCTTGCGGTAAAAGCCATCGTGATGAGCGAAAGTGCGGGTGAAGGCCATCCGGACCTTTACGAAAGCGCCGAAGCGCTTTCGAAGCTTGTGCGCCTGCCGGTGATGGCCCTGCCGCGCCTCAAGGGCGACAAGCCCTGGACGCACGCGCCGGACCTGACCCATCTCCTCAGCTGA
- a CDS encoding aminotransferase class I/II-fold pyridoxal phosphate-dependent enzyme → MTHKPTSSLDAFANAKLKALEATNRRRELTSAARGPAMALTAGGRDMISFTDNDYLGLSTHPAVVAAAVEATQRYGAGSGASRLVTGNHPLYAELEAKIADFKGMEAAIVFGSGYLANSGIIPALVGKSDVILADELIHTSIHAGLKLSGATVRFFRHNDVAHAAEILDAERSRFDRALMVVDGVYSMDGDIAPLKALGELCASHDVWLMSDDAHGLGTIGAGRGAVAAMGAEGLVHLQMGTLSKAIGGYGGYLAASRVVIDLMKTRARSLVYTTGLPPGTVAAALKALELIEADAEMVARPVMLARRFTEALGLPAPETPIVPLVIGAEADAMAASAALAEAGYKVTAFRPPTVPEGTSRLRFCFSASHRDEDVTGLIAAVRALGLSALTKAAE, encoded by the coding sequence ATGACCCACAAGCCCACATCCAGCCTCGATGCTTTCGCGAACGCCAAGCTGAAGGCCCTTGAAGCCACGAACCGCCGCCGCGAACTGACAAGCGCGGCCCGCGGCCCCGCCATGGCGCTGACTGCCGGCGGGCGCGACATGATCAGCTTCACGGATAACGATTATCTGGGCCTTTCAACGCATCCGGCTGTGGTGGCCGCTGCCGTCGAAGCCACGCAGCGCTACGGCGCAGGCTCCGGCGCCAGCCGGCTCGTCACTGGCAACCATCCGCTTTATGCCGAACTCGAAGCCAAGATTGCTGACTTCAAGGGCATGGAAGCCGCCATCGTTTTCGGCTCCGGCTATCTCGCCAACAGCGGCATCATCCCGGCGCTCGTGGGCAAATCTGACGTCATCCTCGCGGACGAACTGATCCATACCTCGATCCATGCGGGGCTGAAGCTTTCGGGCGCCACTGTCCGCTTCTTCCGCCACAATGACGTGGCCCACGCCGCGGAAATCCTTGACGCCGAGCGCAGCCGGTTCGACCGCGCCCTGATGGTGGTAGACGGCGTTTACTCGATGGACGGCGATATCGCCCCCCTCAAGGCGCTCGGCGAGCTTTGCGCCAGCCATGATGTGTGGCTGATGAGCGACGACGCCCACGGGCTTGGCACTATCGGCGCTGGCCGTGGTGCCGTGGCGGCGATGGGCGCTGAAGGCCTTGTGCACCTACAGATGGGTACGCTTTCCAAAGCCATCGGCGGCTATGGCGGCTATCTGGCCGCGAGCCGCGTGGTTATCGACCTGATGAAGACCCGTGCCCGCTCGCTGGTTTACACCACCGGCCTGCCGCCCGGTACGGTCGCCGCCGCGCTGAAGGCACTGGAGCTGATCGAAGCGGACGCCGAGATGGTCGCCCGCCCCGTGATGCTGGCCCGTCGCTTCACCGAAGCACTCGGCTTGCCCGCACCCGAAACGCCCATCGTGCCGCTGGTCATCGGCGCCGAGGCGGATGCCATGGCAGCGTCTGCAGCCCTTGCCGAGGCCGGCTACAAGGTCACGGCCTTCCGCCCGCCGACCGTGCCAGAGGGCACCTCGCGGCTGCGCTTCTGCTTCTCGGCAAGCCATAGGGACGAGGACGTGACGGGGCTGATCGCCGCCGTTCGCGCGCTTGGGCTCTCCGCGCTCACAAAGGCCGCCGAATGA
- the bioB gene encoding biotin synthase BioB gives MNAPTPIDPAIAPVRHDWKVEEIEALFALPFMELMFQAQTVHRLYHDPNKVQLSQLISIKTGGCAEDCGYCSQSAKHSKTTGLSASKLLEVERVIAAAKKAKENGASRYCMGAAWTSPKDRDMDTLVAMVEGVKDLGMETCMTLGMLDDHQVGALKTAGLDYYNHNVDTSEEFYGEIITTRTYQDRLDTLERVRNAGINVCSGGIVGMGESIRDRAGMLKTLANLPKHPESVPINMLVAVPGTPLEHVEALDPFEFVRTIAVARIVMPKSEVRLSAGRQTMSEETQALCFLAGASSIFYGEQLLTTANPENSRDRKLFDKLGLQPA, from the coding sequence ATGAATGCACCCACCCCCATCGATCCTGCAATCGCGCCCGTTCGCCACGACTGGAAGGTCGAGGAGATCGAAGCCCTGTTCGCGCTGCCCTTCATGGAACTGATGTTTCAGGCGCAAACGGTGCACCGGCTGTATCACGATCCGAACAAGGTGCAGCTTTCGCAGCTGATCTCGATCAAGACGGGCGGCTGCGCCGAGGATTGCGGCTATTGCTCGCAGTCGGCCAAGCATTCGAAAACAACTGGCCTTTCGGCCTCCAAACTTCTGGAAGTCGAGCGCGTGATTGCGGCGGCCAAAAAGGCCAAGGAAAACGGTGCCTCGCGCTATTGCATGGGTGCGGCCTGGACCAGCCCCAAAGACCGTGACATGGATACGCTTGTCGCTATGGTCGAAGGCGTGAAAGACCTTGGCATGGAAACCTGCATGACGCTTGGCATGCTTGATGACCATCAGGTTGGTGCGCTCAAAACCGCAGGCCTCGATTACTATAACCACAATGTGGATACGTCCGAGGAATTCTACGGCGAGATCATCACGACCCGCACCTATCAGGACCGCCTTGATACGCTCGAACGCGTGCGCAACGCCGGCATCAATGTGTGCTCGGGCGGCATCGTCGGCATGGGCGAAAGCATCCGCGACCGTGCCGGTATGCTGAAGACGCTCGCGAACCTGCCGAAGCATCCCGAAAGCGTGCCGATCAACATGCTCGTCGCCGTGCCCGGCACGCCGCTCGAACATGTTGAAGCGCTTGATCCGTTCGAGTTCGTGCGCACCATCGCGGTTGCCCGGATCGTGATGCCGAAATCGGAAGTTCGCCTGTCGGCCGGTCGCCAGACCATGAGCGAAGAAACGCAGGCCCTGTGTTTCCTCGCCGGTGCCAGCTCGATCTTCTACGGGGAGCAGCTCCTGACCACGGCGAACCCGGAAAACAGCCGCGACCGCAAGCTTTTCGACAAGCTCGGCCTGCAGCCCGCCTGA
- a CDS encoding adenosylmethionine--8-amino-7-oxononanoate transaminase, translated as MANPGWYDEGRPHLWLPYTQMKTAVPPLAVAATNGVTLTLADGRTLVDGIASWWTAAHGYNHPHIIEAVKAQYDVMPHVMFGGLVHAPAAKLATRLANLLPGDLSKVFFAESGSVSVEVAMKMALQYHLNRGERRPKFVHFRKGYHGDTFATMAVCDPTEGMHAKFAGMLANHLIADLPRTAAEAERFADWLKAEAHQVAAVITEPLVQGAGGMIFHGGETLRWLREACDAAGVLLILDEIFTGFGRTGAMFACEAAGIVPEIVTLSKALTGGVCPLSATIATARVYEAFHSDEGSHALMHGPTYMAHAAACAAANASLDLFEQHDRLSQAKAIEAQLKAELEPCHTLPGVKDVRVMGAIGVVELEAGRNLEALKPKFVAEGVWIRPFGNIVYLTPALTIGADDLSKLTGAIFRVLSA; from the coding sequence ATGGCAAACCCCGGCTGGTATGATGAGGGCCGCCCGCACCTGTGGCTGCCCTATACCCAGATGAAAACGGCGGTGCCGCCGCTCGCGGTAGCTGCCACCAACGGCGTGACGCTGACGCTCGCTGACGGCCGCACCCTTGTGGACGGCATCGCCAGCTGGTGGACCGCCGCCCACGGCTATAACCATCCCCACATCATCGAGGCCGTGAAGGCCCAGTATGATGTGATGCCGCACGTGATGTTCGGCGGGCTAGTACACGCGCCTGCCGCCAAGCTTGCCACGCGGCTCGCCAATCTTTTGCCCGGCGATCTGAGCAAGGTCTTCTTCGCGGAATCGGGCTCGGTGAGCGTCGAGGTCGCCATGAAAATGGCGCTGCAGTATCACCTCAATCGCGGCGAACGCCGGCCGAAATTCGTGCATTTCCGCAAGGGCTATCACGGCGACACCTTCGCGACGATGGCGGTGTGCGATCCGACCGAAGGCATGCATGCCAAGTTCGCCGGGATGCTGGCGAACCATCTGATCGCTGACCTGCCGCGCACGGCAGCAGAGGCCGAGCGTTTTGCCGACTGGCTGAAGGCGGAAGCGCATCAGGTCGCGGCGGTCATCACCGAGCCGCTCGTTCAGGGCGCGGGCGGCATGATCTTCCATGGTGGCGAGACGCTGCGCTGGCTGCGCGAGGCCTGCGATGCGGCGGGGGTTCTCCTGATCCTCGACGAGATTTTCACAGGCTTCGGACGTACGGGCGCGATGTTCGCGTGCGAAGCCGCCGGGATCGTGCCCGAAATCGTCACACTGTCGAAAGCGCTGACCGGGGGTGTCTGCCCGCTATCGGCCACCATCGCCACGGCGCGCGTGTATGAGGCCTTCCATTCGGACGAGGGCAGCCACGCGCTGATGCACGGCCCCACCTATATGGCGCATGCGGCAGCCTGCGCGGCGGCGAACGCCAGCCTCGACCTCTTTGAGCAGCATGACCGTCTGTCTCAGGCGAAGGCCATTGAAGCGCAGCTGAAGGCCGAGCTTGAACCTTGCCATACCCTCCCGGGCGTCAAGGATGTGCGCGTGATGGGCGCCATCGGCGTGGTGGAACTGGAAGCTGGCCGCAACCTTGAAGCCCTGAAGCCGAAGTTCGTGGCAGAAGGCGTGTGGATCAGGCCCTTCGGCAATATCGTCTATCTGACCCCCGCGCTCACCATCGGTGCCGATGACCTGTCGAAATTGACGGGCGCTATTTTCAGGGTCCTGTCGGCCTAG
- a CDS encoding acyltransferase family protein, with the protein MSKQRLMSLDVLRGLTVIGMVLVNSAAVGAGAFPAFPILLHADWVGLTLADFVFPAFILMVGASIPFALSSAKSEGLTGELALRLLKRGALLFLIGLLLTISFVGLPDDLRIMGVLQRIGITFVLAAILFIKLSPRQIAATATGLLVAYWGLCLMPVPDAGAANLHVPGQDFSSYLDRLILGAHVYAKTAPLPYDPEGLMGTLPTLAQALIGVLAGLYVKTGEADAQRVARLALAGTALLVLGIAWSFAFPIVKSIWSSSFVAVTSGATLIVFAVLLWALDMKSWRPAIIAFPHAYGINAITAYVLHTYLMGPVLASGAAKALYDLGTTILPDRTASLLPYALVIVLTWAPVAVMRRQGWILKV; encoded by the coding sequence ATGTCAAAACAACGCCTGATGAGCCTTGATGTGTTGCGGGGCCTCACCGTCATCGGCATGGTGCTGGTGAACAGCGCGGCGGTCGGCGCCGGGGCCTTTCCCGCCTTCCCGATCCTCCTGCATGCCGACTGGGTTGGTCTCACGCTTGCGGACTTCGTTTTCCCCGCCTTCATCCTGATGGTCGGCGCCTCGATCCCCTTCGCGCTGTCGTCGGCGAAAAGCGAGGGGCTGACCGGCGAACTGGCCTTACGCCTTTTGAAGCGCGGGGCGCTGCTTTTTCTGATCGGGCTTCTGCTTACCATCAGCTTCGTCGGCCTGCCGGATGACCTGCGCATCATGGGCGTGCTGCAGCGGATCGGCATCACGTTCGTGCTGGCGGCCATCCTTTTCATCAAGCTGAGCCCCCGTCAGATCGCAGCAACCGCTACCGGGTTGCTCGTCGCCTACTGGGGCCTGTGCCTCATGCCGGTGCCGGATGCGGGCGCGGCGAACCTCCATGTGCCCGGCCAGGATTTTTCAAGCTATCTGGACCGCCTGATCCTTGGCGCCCATGTCTATGCCAAGACGGCCCCGCTGCCCTATGACCCCGAAGGCCTGATGGGCACACTGCCGACGCTCGCGCAGGCGCTGATCGGCGTGCTCGCCGGGCTCTATGTGAAAACGGGCGAGGCGGACGCGCAGCGTGTGGCACGGCTGGCACTCGCGGGCACTGCCCTTCTCGTCCTCGGCATCGCCTGGTCCTTCGCCTTCCCCATCGTGAAATCGATCTGGAGCTCGAGCTTCGTCGCCGTCACCTCCGGCGCCACGCTGATCGTATTCGCGGTGCTTCTGTGGGCGCTGGACATGAAAAGCTGGCGGCCCGCCATCATCGCCTTCCCGCATGCTTACGGCATCAATGCGATCACCGCCTATGTGCTGCACACCTATCTGATGGGGCCGGTGTTGGCGAGCGGCGCTGCCAAGGCGCTTTATGACCTCGGCACCACAATCCTGCCCGACCGCACGGCCTCGCTTCTTCCCTATGCACTCGTGATCGTGCTGACATGGGCGCCGGTGGCCGTGATGCGGCGGCAGGGCTGGATATTGAAGGTCTAG